The Leucoraja erinacea ecotype New England unplaced genomic scaffold, Leri_hhj_1 Leri_304S, whole genome shotgun sequence region tagtggagtcaagggatatggggaaaaggcaggcacgggttattgattggggatgatctgcaaTGTAGGTATGTTTCAAaaattaccttcagcggcgctgcagttctgtcgctgccTGTGTGCGCGACATTGGCatttttgagaggggggcgggtttaaaacgcattTTCTCTAGGCTAgagaaatcgaggttgttcagcctgcttagttgctgacgaaaaatcgctgcgacattcgttcactgcagctatttttaaaataaattgggttatttaattgttatagtagattaaaaatcatcctctaaagccgcgaacgtcgacaatgggacggatcttatgtaggggacaaggcaaggtaggttgtttatttttacattaaaaagtgcgtcttaagatccctttattcaaaattttaagttgcgagtacgtgacttgggggcccattcaaacccgcagtatctttcatgccgcatatgggcttcaaatccaccgcaatggcaacgttccaaaccattgcattccagaaaaacccactcgcaagctgatttaaatgaccattaatttacagcaattgaacactaaattccttccatttggcctataaattaatgtcaatgagatttaaaaatcatgttttattgtgaattcttgtgtgaatgttctttggacacttaggctttttcaaaatgttaaacttttcttaaaaaatggatagatgttttgatctagtaattgaattttggaattagctacaatttggtaactaactaattatatgctttaatttcaggtcatccaagtaagattgcttaatatttgtttcagaatgcttcaatctataataactgaacatttctttcagttctcttaatttttaataaagttatggccatttgactgtccttgttcacaacttttgtgttaagtcaatggaaaatcaatagggaacaagatgctgtgttcaagaaggaaactgcagatgctggaaaatcgaaggtacacaaaaatgctggagaaactcagcgggtgcagcagcatctctggagcaaaggaaataagcaacgtttcaggctgaaacccttctttagacaagatgctaatttccgagtatgaaagtggccataacttttttaaatactgaagatatgaaagtgaattgtgtcaaattaaacttcttttatgctttatctgatgggataaattgcagacttgatttttttaatctcaaaattttgtaacattgctaagccatgatcataatgaatggttcaaatggtctcctcctgcacctattttctatgtttctatgttttgccaccgtactcaccgttctcctctgctccgaccgccccaagttttgttccgatcggtgaaatattagaaaagtgtaaaaatcgtgagatgagcagcctgtcagtcaccatgaaggtaacgtccCTTCCCACACCCGCTGTCCGGCGGGGAGAATAAAGCTGATGCGGACTGTGAGCGAggagcccacaccaccccctgccacatacacccccctcccctacctcccccccccccccccccccaacttccctcacccacactcccctcccccacgcctccctcccccacaccacccccgctacACTACCTCACacccctgcccccaccacccccacacaacctcctctccccgcacacacactgcccctcccCGGGCAGGCCCTGACTGAAGCCGCCCCCTCCTCTGGATGCAGGACGCTCCCACCGTTGCGTTGCAGgactcccgtgtgactgggatccACCGGGTCCCACTTGGGCTAGTTTTTATAATAAATCTAACCTAAGGCAGTaaatgtgtttattgtgtgtgagggagagcagggtgagggagaggagagtgagagtgGGTATCCCGCCAGAGATGCCGGCTGGTCTGGACATCGCCCGGTCCGCCTCGATCCACCCGATGTAGGCGGAGACTCGGGTATAATCCCCCACCTTGCGGGGCAATCCGCACCACGTCCCACAACTGGTGATTCCCATCAGGTAGAAGCGCTGGTCGCCCCAGCTGTAGCACTGCAGCGGCCCACCGCTGTCTCCCTGTGGGgcagagagacggggggggggggggggggggggggggagggaagcagtgagggggagagaatggaaagagtgggggaggagagagagggtggagagagaggaggggagcgagagggggagagagaatggggagaaagaggtaagagaggaaggggggagcgcgcgcgagagagagagagagggggtaagggaagagaagagggtggagagagagagaggaaggggagaggggggagagagtgagggggagagagagaaagagagagggtgcagaaagagagaggagggagaggtcagtgTGTCTGATAGCgagagagacacagtcacagtgtcacacagctgaaacaggcccattggctcaacttgcccacactggccaacctaTCCCAGCCACATTAGTCCCTTGCCCGCagttggcccagatccctccaaacctgtcctatccccgTGTATCCACCCTACCGGTCCTCACTGTCTTTCCCGGGAGGAGAGACCggggtagggtgggggtgggagaggtcaGTCTGTGTCCTGTacctcccccatcccatcccctcccctccctcctccaactgCTGTctcccagtgggggggggggggggggcaggggtggggaaagggagggggagagggggagaggttgtgagagagggagggagagagagagaggggagtgtggagagaaggagggggagaggggaggttttttcggggagggggtaggatgagggagggaaagggacaaGAGGAGagttgagaggaggggaggagaagcgaGGAGctgtgggtgagggaggggaagggagaggaggagagttgagaggaggggaggagaaacgaGGAGctgtgggtgagggaggggagggctaTACAGGCACCCGTCTACTGAGCCGTTCTCGTGCCCAGTACACACCATCTGAAGGGTgatgagggaggggaagggaagggaggagagggcggGAGACGGGAGGtgatgggaagggaggggaggagagtggaagGGAGCATGAGGGaagaggatgagaggggaggtgagtggttttagggggaggggaggagaaggacggggaggggaggtgggcaggggtggagaggggacggGGCAGGAGAGAagacgggagggggagggaaacagagacatagaaaaatagttgctGGAGTGGGCCattctggcccttcgagccagcacaaccattcaatatgatcatggctgatcatctaaaatcagcactcacttcctgctttttccccccatatcccttgattccgttagcactaagagccaaatctaactccctcttgaaaacatccagtgatttggcctccactgccttctgtggcagagaattccacagattcgcaactctctgggtgaaaaagtttttcctcatctcagtcataaatggccgaccccttattcttaaactgtgacccctggttctggactcccccaacatcgggaacatttttcctgcatctagcctgtcgaatatgttgagtataggagcagggaggttctactgcagttgtacagggtcttggtgagaccacacctggagtattgcgtacagttttggtctccaaatctgaggaaggacattattgccatagagggagtgcagagacggttcaccagactgatttctgggatggtaggactgtcttatgaagaaggatagacttggtttatactctctagaatttaggagattgagaggggatcttatagaaacttacaaaattcttaaggggttggacaggctagatgcaggaagattgttcccgatgttggggaagtccaggacaaggggtcacagcttaaggataatggggaaatcctttaaaaccgagatgaaaagaacttttttcacacagagagtggtgaatctctggaactctctgccacagagggtagttgaggctagttcattggctatatttaagagggagttagatgtggcccttgtggctaagggaatcagggggtatggagagaaggcaggtatgggatactgagttggatgatcagccatgatcatattgaatggcggtgcaggctcgaagggccgaatggcctactcctgcacctaatttctatgtttctatgaatcctttaagaattttatatgtttctgtaagatctcctctcatccttctaaattccagtaaatacaagcctagtcgacccattctttcatatgtcagtcccgccatcccgggaattaacctagtgaacctacactgcactcgctcaatttgaataatgtccttcctcaaattaggaaatctaaattgcacacaatactccaggtgtggtctcaccagggccctgtacaactgcaataggaactccttgcttctaaactcaaatcctctcgcaatgaaggccaacatgccattcactttcttcactgcctgcagtaactgcatgcttactttcagtaactgatttacaggcacacccaggtctcgttgcacctccccttttcctaatctgacaccattcaggtaatagtctgccttcctgttctttccaccaaagtggataacctcacatgtatccacattatactgcatctgccatgcatctgcccactcacccaacctatccaagtcaccctgcagcctcatagcatcctcgtcacagctcactgccacccagctttgtgtcaaccacaagcttggagatgttacaattaattccctcatctaaatcattgtaaataactggggtcccagcaccgagccttgccacACGCCGCTAGTctctgcctgacattctgaaagggacccgttaattcctactctttgcttcctgtctgccaaccagttctctatctgtgccaataccctaccccaataccatgtgctctaatttttcagactaatctcttgtgtgggaccttgtcaaaggccctcCTTTCTGAGGCAGGGGAGGGGTGTACAGGTACCTGGCACCCGTCCACAGAACCGTTCTCATAGCCGGCACACAACATGTGTGAGGTGATGATGCCGTTATACCAGTTGGGATGGTTACAGAGCCAATTGGGAATCAGCTGCAGCTCTGCTTCTTGTAGGTTCTCCGATCcggggcctggggggggggggggggggagtggggtagtgagaggagagagtggaggagagagagagaggaggggggagagaggagggggagagagaggaggagggaggaggagggagaggagggtgagagggtgggggaggaaaggaggggggagagagagagggggagtgagagagtggggggagtgagaggggggggagagggggggggagagagagaggggagaggagggggaaagagcagaaagagagggtagagaggagagggtagagagggggagaagtgagagagaggcgagggtgagaaggagagagagagggggtagagagggagagggaaaagggagcatagagatagagaaagatgggaagagggaggggggggagagggggtggaagtgAGGGAGTATGGATAAAGGGGTGGGGAGACCACAGATGGGGAAGTGAGCGGGTGACAGACACCAATCCCTCCATCAATCAATTTCCCCACCCAcacatccccctctctccacctcactTTCGCTTCCctaatccccctctctctccccttcttccccctccctatctctcaccacccctccctccccccttccatctCCCGCTCTCTTTCATCCTCCCTCCCACTATTCTACACTCCCTCTTTCTGCATcaatccctccctcttccccatccctcttccctcatccttcttccctccctcgccctccatccccccccccccccccccccccccccccccccccctccttctctccactaaagctaaactaaactaaatgtgaagcCAGTCTAGAGCCGTCTCACCGTCGGCTTGCCGGGCGCCCCAGCCACTGATGAAACAGGGTTGAGCGTCGTGCTGGGTGCCAGCGGGTGGCAGACACACGGGCTGGGTGCCGGCATCGTAGGGCAGGGCGCGGTGCAGTTGCAGCAGAGCTATGTCGTGCTCCATGGTGTCGGCGCGGAAGCCCGGGTGGAGGTGAAGCCGCCGTAGCCTCATCCACCGTGTGAGCGGCCCCGGGTGCGAGCGGCTGTGGAGGCCCGTCACCACTAGCCAGCGGCGCTGGTgtctgcaggggagggggggggagatggggaggcagagagagagagagatgggccaGAGAGAGATAAGGGGGccagagagtgggggggaagacagggtggcagagggagagagaaagttaaTACAGGCAGGGTGAGGAAGAGggggttaagtttagtttagttttacattagagagagagtgggttaatgtaggggagagagaccCGTCATTACCAGCCAGTGGTGTCTAgacgagagagagaaaggggaggggagttaATATACAGGAGAGAGGAGTTAATAAacgggggacagagagaggagatggaTTGTGAAGCTGGATGATTGAAGCTAGAGGGTTGacgagggtgtgggggagagagagaggttaaTAGAGTGGACAGACaggagtttagtttcagtttagtctcattttagtttagtttgacttTAGTGTTAGTTTTGTTGTACTGCAGAGAGGGTTAATAtcgaggggagagtggagagagtgcCGTCACCAACAGCGAGCGGCAAGGGTGTCTAGACTGGGAGCGAGAGGGAGATGGGTGAATTTTTAAGCTAGAGACTTAAAGAGAAACAAATCATGAAGCTAGAGGATTGAAGTGGTGCAAAGTGTGAAACTAGAGGATTGAAGAAGTGCGAATTGTGAATCCAGTGGATTGATTTGCTAAtggtgaagccagagaaaggcaGGAGAGCATTGGGCCATAATTGATCCATATGGGCCAAAATTGTTGCGGtataaattgtgaagccagaggataggAGCGAATCGTGAAGGTAGAGGGATGATGAAGTTTGAATTGTGAATCTAGACGCTTGAAGGGAAGTGAAtcttgaagctagaggaaggaaggcaggtggaaggggagaaatgggccaTGCGGGGCagtgagggtggggagagaggcagGTGGAGACGGTTGGCTGAGGGGTACAGTTGCCTACCTTCCCTTGCGGACGACACAGTGGGCTGCAGTGAGCACCCAGCCATGGTCAATGACCACGCCGCCACACGTGTGGGCAGACATTCCTCCATGCTCCAGCTGCAGACTCACCTGCCAAGGCCAGGCCCCTGGCAACGCTTCCTGCCCACCCACCACCCGCGAGGGGAACGGTGGGCCGGCCATTGGCCGATGCCCACAccctagggagagagagagagaggacgtgGCGAGAGAACAGCTGCAAACATTCATCACTATCTTCAAACTTAATCAGAACACTCATAACTATCTTcaaaacttagtttagtttagagatacagtgcggaaacaggccctttggcccatcaagtctgcaccgacctgcgattcccacacgctaacactatcctacacacacactagggacactttttttttacatttccaccaaaccaattaacgtacaaacctgtacgtctttggagtgtgggaggacacgggagatcctgcagaaaacccatgcaggacacAGTAcatacagcactcgtagtcaggattgaacccggatctctggcgctgagaggcagtagCGATGCTGCTGTGCCACCTAGATCCAAGATATCGGAGGACCACATTCACTCTGTTAAATCGAGTTTCTACAAATCTGGTTTTGTACATTAATTTTCTAACAGTAGGTTAGTCCAGTAATAAAAAcattagatagacataaaatgctggattatctcagcgggtcaggcaacatctctggagagaaggaattggtgatgttttgggtcgagacccttcttgagactgagagccagggggaaggaaaaggagagatatagaacaaatgaatgaaagatatgcaaaaaaaataacgatgataaaggaaacacaacaagctggagtaactcagcgggacaggcagcatctttggagagaaggaatgagtgacgatttgggtcgagacccttcttcagaatgttagCTGTGGccgaggtgaaaatgagttacagacaataagaCTCAAAAAGATGACATGTgccaaacaattccacagattcaccaccctctcactaaagaaatttctcctcatctctttcctaaacggacatcttttaattctgaggctatgacctctggtcctagactcacacactagtggaaacatcctctctacatccattctatccaaacctttcactattctgtatctttcaatgaggtcctccctcattcttctatactccgtgagtacagacccagtgccgtcaaacgctaagctcgcatttggagtattgtgtgcaattttggacaccatatctgaggaaagatgtgctggatcTGAATATGATGATATGTTAAcctattaattcctgggatcattcctggaAATGTCCCCTGGACCctttccagaaccagcacatctttcctcagatatggtgtccaaaattgcacacaatactccaaatgcgagcttagcatttggcctcactcttaaAACTACAACTATTTCAAAACCTATTTGTAACTATCCTCAACTattaaccccctccctccctccctccctccctgtctatcaccctctcccctccagcccccacaacccctctcccGGTCTCagtcaccccctcacccctccggCCCCATCTCCTTGGCACTTCCCCCCAGCCCCTGCACTgtgacccccctccccatctttgTGACACCTTCCCTGTCTCCGTGACCCCCTCTCCACTCTGACCCCTTCACCCCGCTCCCCGTCTCTGTTCAATACCTTGGACATCTTGTCCACAGACCAAGACCCACGAGGTGACAGCAAGGAGCACAATCGTTCTCACTAAGTCCATAACCAGttatctctaccccccccccctcccccctccccctcctcctctgcccctcccgcctcccctccctctaccccccccctgaGTAGACACTGTGTGGGGGATGGGTTAATAATCTGACCCGTCCCAAAATGACCTGCCCTGTCTCACAAACAATCTTTGTTTGTGGGTGGCGATGAGATCAcagctccctcccccacccccttcaactctctcccaccccctccctttactcccccaccacccccagtgagggaggggaggggagcaccgcgggagggaggggagaggagggagcacCGTGAGAGGGGGTATcacagaaggggagggggagaggagcggaGGTAGAGGAgatctccccaccctctcctcttaGCCTCCCAAtgttccggagaaaacaatcccagtctgtccaacctgtccctgcagctgaaaccctctaatctaggcagtgctttggtaaacatcctctgcaccctctccaacgtcCTCCTGAAGCTGAAATCctcatccaagcagcattctagtaaacacaaaatgctggagtaactcagcgggacaggcagttactctggagagaaggaatggatgatgtttcaggtcatgacccgtCTTCAGACCAGTAGAAGGTTtgaagaaaagtcttgacccaaagcatcacccattcctcctctccagagatgctgtgagttactccagcattccgtgcctatctttggtgtaaaccagtatctgcagttccttcttgtaacgGGGAGACTACAACTGTACGCAACACACCAAATGCCGTCTGAAGTCCTATCAagctgcatcgtgacttcctgactcttgtactcactgCCCTGAGCGATGAAGGAACCAGAACCTACTCTGACCACATGTTGCTGTTGGGTTCCAAGTCCaggagctgtggacttggaccccaagattcttCTGGACGTCAATGTTAAAGGTTTGGCCATTTATTGACCCTTCATCAACTTCAGTCCCatggcatggaaagaggcccttcagcccaagaccTCTATGCCGACCCATCCATGCTGATCCCgcatacatttggcccatattcctcagaccttttcctatccctgtatctgttcaaatgttgtgatagttcctgcctcaactacttcctccagccgcacgttccgtacacccaccacactctgcgtAAAAACGTATTCtctggttccaattaaatctttccctcctcatcttaaacctgtgtcctttggttctggatttccctactctctcccccatcctctctcgtTCTCCCACCCTCCTTACCCaacccttccccttcccacctctcaccctctctctttccACATCTCACTACACCTATCTCACTACCCctacctgcccccctctccccactctctctccccgctctcgcttccactttctcctccctcttctcccctcctctctgtctGCTTctatcacccctccctccctcttccattctctcccctctttctccccctcactcccactcaccttctccctttctctccccctctcgcacCACTTTGTCTGCTACTGCTTTGTCTGactatccctctcccccctctctcatgtcctcctccctccccttccctctctccccacctttctCTCACCACACCTCTCTCTGCTCACCTATCCCGACTCTCtcattcccctctctccaccctctctccctcccctccccctctccctatccccccacctcaccctctcaccccttctcacacccaccccttcccttctccctttctcccccacttgcgctctcacactctctccctctctaacaccccccctccccctctttctctccctctctaccccttctctcccaccctcacagccccctcccttctcccccctctagaccactccccctttctcctctgcccccccttttccccccgtctttccccattccccctcctctctcaccctcccctcctctctccccccctctctctctctccccctctctctctctctctgcatattTCTAAATCCTCTCTtcattcctccctctctctctctccctctctgtatctttctccatctctctctccctccctccccatctccccccccctctccccctccccctttctctctccctctccccctttccccccccccccctccctctccccccccctctccccctctctgcctctcctctccccctcgctctcctctctctcccctccctctccccatttctCCCCCTGGGTtcatcctccccctctcaccccttctctcctcttaccccctctctcctccctctcgccACCACTCCcctccttgctccccctcctccttctattCCCTATCCACTATCCTCTCACTCCccattctcttcccctctctccacctcccctcttcctctgcactctgacacctctctcaccctttcctccctcactccctctccccctcttgaactatatcccctcactctccccatctctccccctctctttctccacccactccctcctgcccccacctcgtcaatgaaagtaagcatgcaggtacagcaggcagtgaagaaacctaatggcatgttggccttttttATCTTGTACATTTGAGCTCCGCTCAGGCAGTGGGCCTGAATTTTGTTGTATGCACcactgcaatgacaataaagtaataaatataatgaggagttgagtataagaacaaagaggtccttctgcagttgtacagggccctggtgagaccacacctggagtattatgtgcagttttggtctccaaaggatcagaggggatcttattgaaacatataagattattaagggattggacatgctagaggcaggaaacatgttcctaatgttgagggagtccagaactagggggtcacagtttaagaataaggggtaagccatttagaacagagacgatgaACCAGTTTTTcacccccagagagttgtgaatttgtggaattctttgcctcagaaggcagtggaggccaattcactggatgctttcaagagagagttagatactgttCTTAAagataagggatatggggagaaggcaggaacggggtactgattgtggatgatcagccatgatcacatttaatggtggtgctggctcgaagggccgaatggccctcctgcaccttttgtctattgtctccctctctccccttcccactctcctcaccactctctcctctcccccccccttcctccccctctctcaaacCCTCTCTATCACACTCCaccttcctctcc contains the following coding sequences:
- the LOC129693463 gene encoding transmembrane protease serine 12-like yields the protein MDLVRTIVLLAVTSWVLVCGQDVQGCGHRPMAGPPFPSRVVGGQEALPGAWPWQVSLQLEHGGMSAHTCGGVVIDHGWVLTAAHCVVRKGRHQRRWLVVTGLHSRSHPGPLTRWMRLRRLHLHPGFRADTMEHDIALLQLHRALPYDAGTQPVCLPPAGTQHDAQPCFISGWGARQADGPGSENLQEAELQLIPNWLCNHPNWYNGIITSHMLCAGYENGSVDGCQGDSGGPLQCYSWGDQRFYLMGITSCGTWCGLPRKVGDYTRVSAYIGWIEADRAMSRPAGISGGIPTLTLLSLTLLSLTHNKHIYCLRNHLLQRFPDGYSRSARSSSGETGLGLSEDPVQTANPGGGPLNSKPENRTRRIHLPMWTSGKMEHMSERMLHHDRLQQELITKRSPHGPWQQLQRSSEVF